The DNA window TGGAAGTCGACATGAAGCCGCTGCGGGTGATCTGGGTTGATCAGCCCAATCCGCAAACCGGCCAGATGGAACGGCAGCTGTATCTCTATCTCTGCTACCGGGCGATGAACCGGCCGGTTCCTGCCCCGACGGTTCGCGAAACCGAACCGCAGAACCGGATTGATCCGGAGCCGAATCCACCATACTTCATTCCAGAATTTACGCTGGTGGCGACTGATACCGACGAACGACAGATTCTGCACGATCAGATCCTGCCGGAAGTTCAGGCCGCCATTAATGCCAAGGAACGACGGACCTACAAGAACTCGGTAACGATCGTTCAACCGGTTCCCGAAGCCACAGAGGAAGCCCCCAACAACAGTAATGCTCTGTTCGGTGTCGCAATCTTCTCTGGCATTGATCCGGGAGTCGACCGTTACACACTCTACATGGGCGGCTTCTCGAACGGCTACCGCGCAGTTCCCGGACCGGATGGCCAGCTCCAGCTCGAACGCAAAACCATCCAGCAGAAATTCTGGCGTCCGGGCGACGAGTTTGATCCGAATTCCCTTGAGTTCCGCTTCGATGAAGAACCGACCTGGGTCTACCGGCCTGATGACGTGACAACGAGCGACGAATAGATCCCTCGAGAATAAACGAGCGAAGAAAGGCCATGCGATTCCGGAATCGCATGGCCTTTTCGATTTTCAGAGTCGGTCCGTAACCTGAACGTTTCGCAACTTCTCGTCAGTTCTGGGCACGGTTTCAGCTGACCTTTTCCAGTTTAGTCACGCGGCCGCCGACCACCCATTCCGCGATGTAGATATCGCCCGCATCGTCAAAGCACGCGTCGTGCGGATGAACGAACTTGCCGGCCTGCCACAGTTTTGGCGTGGCGCGCATCTTCGTGTTCTTGTCGAGCACCTGGGTCCGCCAGGCTTCGTCATCACCAAGTTGGGCGACCGGTTCGTTGTCGGCATTAAGGATTGTGATCCGGGCATGCAGATCGGGAACGAGCATCAGATCGCCACGTACATCGATATCGGCCGGGAAGAGAAAGCCATCCAGAGTGCGAACGTGTTTTCCTGACAGGTCGAACCACTGCAGACGTTTGTTGGCCCGGTCGGCGACAACCAGCTTCGGAGCCCCGTCCCGTTCGTCGAGCCATTGTCCATGGGGTGTGGCGAACTGCCCGTTCTGGTTGCCTGAGCCGCCGATAGCGCGCACGAACTTGTCGTTCCTGTCGTATTCGAACAGGTAGTTGCTGCCGTAACCATCGCCCAGATAATAGCCCCCGTCGGGCCGGAAGCTGACGTTCGTCGGCCGATAACGCGTACCCGGCTTGTCGTAAACGCCACTGTCTTTGTTCAACTCCTGTTGACCGCGCTGCCAGACTGTTTCACCATCGAGTGTCAGCTTAGCGAAGGCGAGTGTGCTTTCGCTGGGCGACAGATAAATGAACTCTTCATTGCCTTCTTTGCGGATATCGATGCCGTGTCCGTGACCGGCGTGAATGTCGCCCAGTGATTTGACGAACCGTCCGCTCGGCTCGAAGACAAAGACCGATCCCGGATTGCCATAATGGGTGATATAGATCAGTCCCTGCGAATCGACCGCGGTGCCATGAGACGCATTGCCGTAAACGTGATCGGCCGGAAGGGCGTCGTTCCCCCAATGATGCAGACAGCGATATGTGTGCTCGCCCGAGCCGATGATGACTTCTCCATCCTTCGATTTCCTGGCCGTACGAACGAAGAAGGGAGCGGCCTGGACGACGGAACCTGCTGCGAGCGTCCCAGCGACAACGGCAGTTGATTTGAGAAACTGACGGCGGGAGACATCAGAAGCGGAACGCGAAGACTGAGGAGCAGTCATTGGGAAAGCCTTTCAACGGAAACACGGACCGGGGAGAGAAGCCGTTTTCATCAGAATTGATTGATGTCAACAATAGATAAAGCTATTTTGATTGTCTATCGGGCCGAGCAATTTGCACCCGCTCCGCCTGAATCCCGAACGGCCCCGCCAGTTCACTTCGAACAACCTTCCGCTGTCTCATAGAACGGACTATCCATGTCGCTTCGTTCAACGTCTGTCTTCAGCTGCTTCGCGATCGCCTGCTTTCTCACCCTTTCGTCGACACTCCAGTCCGCTGAAGACTGGCCGCAATGGCGTGGGCCGAACGGCGACGGACACGCACCCAACGCCAGGATCCCGACCACCTGGGATGAGCAAACCAACATCCGCTGGAAGGTGCCGGTCGCAGGGGAAGGATTCTCTTCCCCCGTCATTTCCGAGGAGAAAATCTGGCTCACGACCGCTCTGGTTGAAGCTCTCTCTCCGGAAGAGGAGGAAGCCAAGCTGGCCGAATTGAAGACCAATCCCCGCGGCATCAAGTTCGGCGGACCGCTCACCCTCAAGGCTCTCGCTTTCGACGTCGACAGCGGCAAGTTGCTGCACGAGGTGATCTGTTTCAAGTTCCCCTCCGCCAACCCGAAACATGCCACCAACAGCTACGCCTCACCGACCCCCGTGATCTCCGGAAATCGGCTTTTCTGTCATTTCGGAGACTACGGCACCTGCTGTGTGGATATCGGCAGTGGCAAGCTTGTCTGGACGAATCAGGAGTTGCACGTTGATCATCAGAACGGACCGGGAAGTTCGCCCGTCGTCTGGAACGACCTGGTGATCATGCATTACGACGGCATCGATGC is part of the Rubinisphaera margarita genome and encodes:
- a CDS encoding twin-arginine translocation signal domain-containing protein, with amino-acid sequence MTAPQSSRSASDVSRRQFLKSTAVVAGTLAAGSVVQAAPFFVRTARKSKDGEVIIGSGEHTYRCLHHWGNDALPADHVYGNASHGTAVDSQGLIYITHYGNPGSVFVFEPSGRFVKSLGDIHAGHGHGIDIRKEGNEEFIYLSPSESTLAFAKLTLDGETVWQRGQQELNKDSGVYDKPGTRYRPTNVSFRPDGGYYLGDGYGSNYLFEYDRNDKFVRAIGGSGNQNGQFATPHGQWLDERDGAPKLVVADRANKRLQWFDLSGKHVRTLDGFLFPADIDVRGDLMLVPDLHARITILNADNEPVAQLGDDEAWRTQVLDKNTKMRATPKLWQAGKFVHPHDACFDDAGDIYIAEWVVGGRVTKLEKVS